From Jeotgalibaca dankookensis, one genomic window encodes:
- a CDS encoding V-type ATP synthase subunit K: MTWLQFFIENSGGYVFAALGIGMAVIFAGMGSAKGVGMTGEAATALIKEQPEKFAKALILQLLPGTQGLYGFVIGFLIYINMSPEMAFQDGLYMFMAALPIAFTGLTSGVAQGRVATAGLQILAKREEHNTKGIIFSAMVETYAILGFVISFLLVLNG, translated from the coding sequence ATGACATGGTTACAATTTTTTATTGAAAACAGCGGTGGTTACGTCTTTGCAGCACTAGGGATCGGTATGGCAGTAATATTCGCAGGTATGGGTTCAGCTAAGGGTGTTGGTATGACAGGTGAAGCTGCAACCGCGCTTATTAAAGAACAACCTGAAAAATTCGCTAAAGCATTGATTCTACAACTATTGCCAGGTACACAAGGTTTGTATGGTTTCGTTATTGGTTTCCTAATTTATATAAATATGTCTCCAGAAATGGCATTTCAAGATGGATTGTACATGTTCATGGCAGCTCTACCAATTGCATTTACTGGATTAACATCAGGTGTTGCACAAGGTCGTGTGGCTACTGCTGGTCTACAAATTCTAGCAAAACGTGAAGAACATAACACTAAAGGAATCATCTTTTCAGCGATGGTTGAAACGTATGCAATTCTAGGGTTTGTTATCTCCTTCCTACTAGTTCTAAACGGATAA
- a CDS encoding V-type ATPase subunit, giving the protein MKDTDYKGINTLIRTYELRLLKSEDMERLLKAESLRAALEMLRTTDYDFDIEAVINSKDFNRFLIAHLHDVYQELYELAPEPELLGLFTLRYSYHNLKVMFKERFLDEQHDDLLIPIGEMSLESLRNLVETGESSQAHPIMVEAVQALKTEFEESGRIEAVTVYMDTYYLRHLRAVTDEVNYPSVTEIADTIIDMYNLTSVVRSQNQDKPRSHLYTLLSSAGSIAKQDIIDESINGSVAIIRKLYAGKAYSGRLESVINDNKVNTLKLDQLMNELIHEVVSDGFYQAFGPLPLLGYIYAKETEVTNLRLILVGKDNGISEDILRERVRLVYGS; this is encoded by the coding sequence ATGAAAGATACTGATTACAAAGGTATCAATACATTAATTCGCACATATGAATTACGTTTACTAAAGTCTGAAGACATGGAGCGTTTATTAAAAGCTGAGTCTTTAAGAGCTGCTTTAGAAATGTTGAGAACAACTGATTACGATTTTGATATCGAAGCTGTTATAAATAGTAAAGATTTTAATAGGTTTTTGATAGCGCATTTGCACGATGTCTATCAAGAATTATATGAACTAGCACCAGAACCTGAGCTATTAGGTTTGTTTACATTACGCTATAGTTACCATAATTTAAAAGTAATGTTTAAAGAGCGCTTTTTAGATGAGCAGCATGATGATTTATTAATTCCGATTGGTGAGATGTCATTAGAATCGCTGCGAAATTTGGTGGAAACTGGTGAAAGTTCACAAGCCCACCCAATTATGGTGGAGGCAGTTCAAGCTTTGAAGACAGAGTTTGAAGAGAGTGGACGTATAGAAGCAGTTACAGTCTACATGGATACTTATTATTTACGTCATTTACGGGCTGTTACGGATGAAGTTAATTATCCAAGTGTGACTGAAATTGCTGACACTATTATTGATATGTATAACTTAACATCTGTAGTGAGAAGCCAGAATCAAGATAAACCACGAAGTCATTTATATACGCTGCTATCATCAGCGGGTTCGATCGCTAAACAAGATATTATAGATGAATCTATAAACGGTTCTGTTGCGATTATTCGTAAACTGTATGCTGGAAAAGCTTACAGTGGAAGATTAGAGAGTGTGATAAATGACAATAAGGTGAACACATTAAAACTCGATCAGTTAATGAACGAGTTGATTCACGAAGTTGTTTCGGATGGTTTTTATCAAGCCTTTGGTCCTTTGCCATTACTCGGTTATATTTATGCTAAAGAAACAGAAGTGACAAATTTAAGATTAATTTTAGTTGGTAAAGATAACGGAATTAGTGAAGATATTTTACGTGAAAGGGTGCGATTAGTTTATGGCTCATAA
- a CDS encoding V-type ATP synthase subunit F, whose translation MAHNIGVVGDKDSILPFKILGFSVFASTNPREAREIVDRLARENYGIIYLTEELAAQMSDTIERYDATLVPAIILIPNHSGSLGIGKRRIQENVEKAVGQNIL comes from the coding sequence ATGGCTCATAATATTGGTGTTGTTGGCGATAAAGATTCCATCCTCCCATTCAAAATTTTAGGTTTCTCAGTTTTTGCAAGCACAAATCCTAGAGAAGCAAGAGAAATTGTCGATCGACTTGCACGTGAAAATTATGGAATTATTTATCTAACAGAAGAATTAGCTGCTCAAATGTCGGATACCATTGAACGTTACGATGCGACATTAGTTCCTGCTATTATTCTTATTCCAAATCACAGTGGGTCTTTAGGAATAGGTAAAAGAAGAATTCAAGAAAATGTAGAAAAAGCAGTTGGACAAAATATTTTATAA
- a CDS encoding V-type ATP synthase subunit E has translation MKELEGLSSQILNRTKEKGQEKLVAKETELNAKIEANRIRLVEFQKNQKELIHSRNEMEYERQKQSLRNEKRNTLLGEKQAILADIYEGAIEKMSNWDTETFQQFAGNILKRFSNKAVTFVTGEKSAEHITSAFKSANPSVTFSDDFMPGKAGFIVSVDGVDYNYFFDQVVEEIQKDFTPKLASLAFKKNE, from the coding sequence ATGAAAGAATTAGAAGGACTGTCAAGTCAAATATTGAATCGAACAAAAGAAAAAGGCCAGGAAAAACTGGTTGCAAAAGAAACAGAATTAAATGCTAAGATTGAGGCAAATCGTATTCGTTTAGTAGAGTTTCAAAAAAACCAAAAAGAGTTGATCCATTCCAGAAATGAAATGGAGTATGAGCGTCAAAAACAATCATTACGCAACGAAAAACGAAATACACTATTAGGTGAAAAACAAGCTATATTAGCAGACATTTACGAGGGTGCTATTGAAAAAATGTCTAATTGGGATACCGAAACCTTCCAGCAATTTGCTGGGAATATTCTAAAACGATTCTCAAATAAGGCCGTCACTTTCGTAACTGGGGAGAAATCAGCAGAGCACATTACCAGTGCATTCAAATCTGCAAATCCGTCCGTCACGTTTTCTGATGATTTTATGCCAGGAAAAGCTGGCTTCATCGTGAGTGTCGATGGAGTAGATTATAATTATTTCTTTGATCAAGTTGTGGAGGAAATCCAAAAAGATTTCACTCCTAAGTTGGCCTCCCTTGCATTTAAAAAAAATGAGTAA